The following DNA comes from Flavisolibacter ginsenosidimutans.
AAAGCCTTTCCAGTTGAGCATGTGATTGGTAAATAAGTAAGGCTTCAGCACGTTAAAAATCGGAATGTCCATCGTGGTTAAGATAGTCATTACAATTACTACACTCATGGCGCCTACAATGGGCCCGATGCTGTTGTCGGCAAACACCGAAAATAAAAAGGCGATGGACGCAACGGTGATCATGCTTAATGCGGCAAAGCCGTATGCGGCCACGTATCGCCAAAGCACGTCGTTGCTGTTGAGCAAAATAAACTGGTCGCTCTTCTGCACCATTAAATCGCTTACACCAAACAAAACCACGGACCCCAGCAAACCCATAACGGCCATGAAGGTGAGTAAACCCAAAGTATAAATTGACGAAGCAAAAAATTTACTCAACATTAGTTGCGTGCGACTCACCGGTTTTGTGACAAGTAAACGAAGTGTGCCCATGTTGGCTTCGCCTGCTACGACATCGCCGGCCACCAAACAAATGAGCAGGGGCACGTGCACCAACAGGGTATGAAGAATAAGATAAAAAACAAAATAGCCGTTGAGCTTTTTGCCTTCAATGTCAAAAGCCGTATTGATGTTTTGCAGCATGAACTCCATGTAACTTTCGCCGTCGGCTTTCATGGCCAATTGAATCAACCCGATGATGAGCGCAATGGCCGCAAAGGCAATGTAGGTGCGTGGCTTCTTGAATATTTTAAACAGTTCAAGCCGTGTAAGCGTCCACATGTTGGTTAGCGGTAGTAAGCGTTAAAAAATAATCTTCCAATGAATGTTTTGCACGAAGCGAGAATACCTGGATGCCCTGCCGCACGAGGTCTTCGTTCAGCGCAGGAATTTCGCGGCGGTGCATTTTTAAAACAAGTCCGCGTCCATTTTGTTGAATCCCTTTGCTCCATTCTGTTGCGTTCAGGAAATTCATTGTACGTTCATCGTTGTCTGTTTCCAAGGCCACCAACGTATCCGAAGGGTTCAGCAAATCACTCACTTTTCCTT
Coding sequences within:
- a CDS encoding ABC transporter permease: MWTLTRLELFKIFKKPRTYIAFAAIALIIGLIQLAMKADGESYMEFMLQNINTAFDIEGKKLNGYFVFYLILHTLLVHVPLLICLVAGDVVAGEANMGTLRLLVTKPVSRTQLMLSKFFASSIYTLGLLTFMAVMGLLGSVVLFGVSDLMVQKSDQFILLNSNDVLWRYVAAYGFAALSMITVASIAFLFSVFADNSIGPIVGAMSVVIVMTILTTMDIPIFNVLKPYLFTNHMLNWKGFFDNPVDYREVLKSAGILLFHIALFVSLAVWFFRKKDILS